A single region of the Brassica rapa cultivar Chiifu-401-42 chromosome A03, CAAS_Brap_v3.01, whole genome shotgun sequence genome encodes:
- the LOC103862641 gene encoding receptor-like kinase TMK2, giving the protein MAALRASLHRPNDIDWTSSDYCTWTELDCDNNSRVTGIRLSNKGFAGSLPPELVNLTALQVFEITGNQISGIIPTGFTELQSLQVVSLSSNLLQGPTPNFNSMVRVEMSLGTNTFCLDSPGSPCDPVVQTLLSIAGGFNYPLEFAKSWKGNNPCRDWFGITCKEGRIVAFGVPFRQLPGSISPGFGDLDSLLLIDLSYNHLAGTIPVEITKLKELRLLDVSYNQLHGKLPEFKIKNGKPVINTKGNLEIGTDISPGAHSRKGNKNIKILVGSLTASLVIVLLVVAGFIVYLVYKMKKDLMQSSEHIEIDMAEQNEIEMLEHNEIEMREHHEITMAEHNEIIENKAIPMQILRVATNNFGVENLLGGGGFGSVYRGTLQDGRDIAVKKMDQADFAGKGLKEFESEVTVLTKVHHRNLVSLYGYSIEGNDRLVVYQYMPQGTLSKHLFHWSDHSLRPLDWTTRLNIALDVARAVEYLHTLALQSQSYIHRDLKPPNILLGDDLRAKVSDFGLVTATEEDRESVKTKCRGTPGYMAPEYCIVILFLCQLSIFDCVIYFGN; this is encoded by the coding sequence ATGGCAGCCTTGAGGGCGTCTTTGCATCGTCCAAACGATATTGATTGGACTAGCTCAGATTACTGTACTTGGACTGAACTGGATTGTGACAATAACAGCCGCGTCACAGGCATACGGCTCTCCAACAAAGGATTCGCAGGAAGCCTACCTCCGGAGTTAGTTAACCTGACAGCTCTGCAAGTTTTCGAGATAACGGGCAATCAGATTTCTGGAATCATTCCTACAGGGTTTACTGAGCTGCAGTCTCTGCAAGTGGTTTCTCTCTCCAGTAATTTGCTTCAGGGACCAACGCCAAACTTTAACTCGATGGTTCGAGTTGAGATGAGTCTAGGCACGAACACTTTTTGTTTAGATTCTCCTGGCTCTCCATGTGACCCCGTCGTTCAGACTCTCCTTTCTATTGCTGGGGGATTTAACTATCCCCTAGAATTTGCAAAGAGCTGGAAAGGGAACAACCCATGTCGGGATTGGTTTGGCATAACCTGTAAAGAGGGTCGAATCGTTGCTTTCGGCGTGCCATTCAGACAACTACCAGGTAGTATCTCTCCAGGGTTTGGAGACCTCGACTCTCTTCTGTTGATTGACCTGTCGTATAACCATTTGGCTGGTACTATTCCCGTTGAGATAACCAAGTTGAAGGAACTCAGACTCCTGGACGTTTCCTACAATCAGCTTCACGGAAAGCTCCCAGAATTCAAGATAAAAAACGGGAAGCCAGTGATAAATACTAAAGGAAATTTGGAGATTGGGACTGACATCAGTCCGGGGGCTCATTCACGTAAGGGAAACAAGAATATCAAAATCCTCGTGGGAAGTTTGACTGCGAGTTTGGTTATCGTGTTGCTGGTTGTCGCGGGGTTCATTGTTTATCTGGTTTATAAAATGAAGAAGGATCTCATGCAGTCTTCTGAGCACATCGAGATCGACATGGCTGAGCAAAACGAGATCGAGATGCTTGAGCACAACGAGATCGAGATGCGTGAGCACCACGAGATCACTATGGCTGAGCACAATGAGATCATCGAGAACAAAGCAATCCCAATGCAGATTCTCAGAGTTGCAACAAACAACTTTGGAGTTGAGAATTTACTCGGAGGAGGCGGGTTTGGATCTGTATACAGAGGTACACTGCAAGATGGAAGGGATATTGCTGTTAAGAAGATGGACCAAGCGGATTTTGCCGGTAAAGGCCTCAAAGAATTTGAATCCGAGGTCACTGTTCTAACCAAGGTTCATCACCGCAACCTAGTGTCTCTTTATGGGTATTCCATTGAAGGAAACGATAGGCTAGTAGTCTATCAGTACATGCCCCAAGGCACATTGAGCAAACATCTGTTTCACTGGAGTGACCACAGTTTGAGACCACTCGACTGGACTACACGCCTCAATATTGCGTTGGATGTCGCTCGAGCAGTAGAGTATCTCCATACGCTGGCTCTCCAGAGCCAAAGCTACATCCATAGGGACTTGAAACCGCCGAACATTCTTCTCGGGGATGATTTACGAGCCAAAGTATCTGACTTTGGATTAGTGACTGCTACTGAAGAAGACAGGGAATCAGTCAAGACCAAGTGTCGTGGGACACCCGGTTACATGGCACCCGAATATTGTATAGTTATCTTATTCCTCTGTCAATTATCTATATTtgattgtgtaatttattttggaAACTAA